CCCGGCGTCATCGAGTTCGACGAGTCCCGCAACTTCCCGAGCTACTTCGGCCACGACGGGCTCGGCGGGGTCACCCTGGTCGAGGCCCCCGGCCACGGCGACGACACGATCGCGGCGGTGACCGCGCGCCTCGTGCGCGACGGCCGACAGGTCTTCACCGTCACGAGCGACCGCGAGCTCGCCCAGCGCGCCAAGACGGCGGGCGCACAGGTACGCGGCACCGGCTGGCTGCGGGCATTCACCGACTAGCTCGTCCGGCAGGATCCTGCCCGGTCAGCCGCGCTTTCTGAGCGCCGCGAGCACACCCGCGACGATGAGCCCCTGGCCGAGCGTGTAGGTCACCATGACGGCGGGGCTCGTCCAGTCGGGCATCGCGTCGGGCAGGAAGAGCCGGAACGCGAGGATCGAGTCGGAGGCCAGGAACCACACGCCGCCCCAGGCCACGATCGGGCCGCAGCGCGAGGCCGATACCGCGGTCGCGCCGAGCACGAGTCCGTACGCGGCGATGCCCCAGAACAGGGCGCCGGTGTGCGGGCCGAGGACGGCGAGCAGCACGACGTACCAGGCGACGTAGGCGAGCGCCCAGAGCGGCGGGCGGCCCCGCCCGAGGCCGCGCGTGCGCCAGAACAGCG
This genomic stretch from Leucobacter sp. CX169 harbors:
- a CDS encoding lysoplasmalogenase family protein, giving the protein MSNPATPAPAVFPETAPRAARAWLSFVPYIVVSIIHVVLLALEHPIAGPTKLLLMPTLALAAVWGTAGLRPWPRAAVIALLAAIAASWLGDGAGTFFPGLPELPMMLLWFGVAHIVYIALFWRTRGLGRGRPPLWALAYVAWYVVLLAVLGPHTGALFWGIAAYGLVLGATAVSASRCGPIVAWGGVWFLASDSILAFRLFLPDAMPDWTSPAVMVTYTLGQGLIVAGVLAALRKRG